From a single Oncorhynchus gorbuscha isolate QuinsamMale2020 ecotype Even-year unplaced genomic scaffold, OgorEven_v1.0 Un_scaffold_854, whole genome shotgun sequence genomic region:
- the LOC124020553 gene encoding zinc finger and BTB domain-containing protein 5 isoform X2 — protein MDFPGHFNQVVTAEAFAALVDMMYTSTLMLGESNVMDVLLAASHLHLNAVVKACKHYLTTRTMPMSPPADHRATQHRQHTHAEQQRLRQQQATAELAANANLAANANQEANANLAANAATSRLQRSFLLQQLGLSLVSSALGGVEEDGLRGGSDGVSISGVVEHKASFPVRRFHKRKPSLSFSLSEDRPRQRPRPSGTHGDEEVGLLSPDSHKTGEEDRLDAAITGLVGGVSQDESQMPSQSDGGRCEGEEQGMAEERGVGKESLDGGSHHGDGVEVKITEEEEEEEVREHQGQVVVKCEPLSSPEPADDITIRGSDQLGPGRGRGGGGEEKVELSPQSSDRSLSSSDQQLLQPSSQLLLKGGLGSGIGGGFGNHLDGKSGFRISSFLGAKVFGSGGSGVDAGDDDLLNTTTGEAMAATHHFLLSPEHSGTNSSASMLRPGSANHLHLLGGDGLGGFSTDADSIFLRPLHDGLGNPRGGGGFPDPFSLDFQRSSLGLHSLAHASRGSSLGFPGYRRIAPKNDNVGGGGGETGVVHLQDALSSSSLVEGGPLLLNGSGGYESGPPTSSSSAPHPRPQLTRASADVLSKCKKALSEHNVLVVEGARKYACRICCKTFLTLTDCKKHIRVHTGEKPYACLKCGKRFSQSSHLYKHSKTTCLRWQNSNMADALM, from the exons GTGGTGACAGCGGAGGCGTTTGCTGCCCTGGTGGACATGATGTACACCTCCACCCTGATGCTAGGAGAGAGCAACGTGATGGACGTGCTGCTAGCTGCCTCTCACCTCCACCTGAACGCCGTAGTCAAGGCCTGTAAGCACTACCTGACCACCCGCACCATGCCCATGTCCCCGCCGGCAGACCACCGGGCCACACAACACCGCCAACACACCCACGCAGAACAGCAGAGACTCAGGCAGCAGCAGGCAACCGCCGAGTTAGCCGCTAACGCTAACCTAGCCGCTAACGCTAACCAAGAGGCTAACGCTAACCTGGCGGCTAACGCTGCTACGTCCAGGCTCCAGCGGTCGTTCCTGCTGCAGCAGCTGGGTCTAAGCCTGGTGAGCTCTGCCCTGGgcggggtggaggaggatgggctAAGGGGTGGTAGCGATGGTGTTAGcattagtggtgtagtggagCACAAAGCTTCCTTCCCCGTTCGACGCTTCCACAAGAGAAAGCCCTCCCTGAGCTTTAGCCTATCTGAGGACAGGCCCAGGCAGAGGCCCCGCCCCTCCGGGACCCACGGGGATGAGGAAGTGGGACTACTCTCCCCCGACTCTCACAAGAcgggggaggaggacagactggacGCGGCGATCACCGGCCTAGTAGGGGGCGTGTCCCAGGACGAGTCCCAGATGCCCAGCCAATCGGACGGCGGACGCTGCGAAGGGGAGGAGCAAGGGATGGCGGAGGAGAGGGGTGTCGGGAAGGAGTCCCTGGATGGGGGGAGTCACCATGGTGATGGGGTGGAGGTGAAGATaacggaggaagaggaggaggaggaagtacgGGAGCATCAGGGACAG gtggTGGTCAAGTGTGAGCCTCTGAGCTCCCCAGAGCCAgctgatgacatcaccatccgGGGTAGCGACCAGCTGGGAcctggaagaggaagaggaggaggaggggaagagaaggtggAACTGAGCCCACAGAGCAGCGACcgtagtctctcctcctctgaccaACAGCTTCTCCAGCCCAGTTCCCAGCTCCTGCTCAAAGGAGGTCTTGGTAGTGGGATTGGCGGTGGTTTTGGTAACCATCTTGACGGGAAGTCTGGTTTTAGGATTTCTAGCTTCCTCGGCGCCAAGGTCTTCGGAAGCGGGGGGTCGGGGGTCGATGCCGGGGACGACGACCTCCTCAACACGACGACCGGCGAGGCGATGGCAGCGACACATCACTTCCTGCTGAGCCCGGAACACTCCGGAACCAATAGCTCCGCCTCGATGCTCCGTCCCGGGTCGGCCAACCACCTGCACCTGCTGGGTGGCGACGGTCTCGGGGGATTCTCTACAGACGCCGATTCGATCTTCCTGCGTCCCCTGCATGACGGACTGGGAAaccccagaggaggaggagggttccCAGATCCGTTTTCTCTGGACTTCCAGCGCTCCAGTCTGGGTCTGCACTCCCTGGCCCACGCCTCTCGGGGGAGCTCCCTGGGCTTCCCTGGATACCGACGCATCGCACCTAAAAACGACAACgtgggcggaggaggaggagaaacggGGGTCGTTCATCTCCAAGACGCCCTGTCTTCCTCCAGTCTGGTGGAAGGGGGACCCTTGCTTCTGAACGGTTCGGGAGGTTACGAGTCAGGCCCACCCACCTCGTCCTCGTCCGCCCCACACCCTCGCCCCCAGCTGACCCGTGCCTCTGCGGACGTCCTCTCCAAGTGTAAGAAGGCACTGTCCGAACACAACGTCCTGGTGGTGGAAGGAGCCAGGAAGTACGCCTGTCGCATCTGCTGTAAGACTTTCCTCACTCTGACCGACTGTAAGAAACACATCAGGGTCCACACCGGGGAGAAACCGTACGCCTGCCTCAAGTGCGGCAAACGCTTCAGCCAGTCGTCTCACCTGTACAAACACTCCAAGACCACGTGTCTGCGTTGGCAGAACAGCAACATGGCCGACGCACTGATGTAG
- the LOC124020553 gene encoding zinc finger and BTB domain-containing protein 5 isoform X1 → MDFPGHFNQVFQQLNYQRVHSQLCDCVIVVGSRHFKAHRSVLAACSTHFRALFTVAQGDGSMNMIQLDSEVVTAEAFAALVDMMYTSTLMLGESNVMDVLLAASHLHLNAVVKACKHYLTTRTMPMSPPADHRATQHRQHTHAEQQRLRQQQATAELAANANLAANANQEANANLAANAATSRLQRSFLLQQLGLSLVSSALGGVEEDGLRGGSDGVSISGVVEHKASFPVRRFHKRKPSLSFSLSEDRPRQRPRPSGTHGDEEVGLLSPDSHKTGEEDRLDAAITGLVGGVSQDESQMPSQSDGGRCEGEEQGMAEERGVGKESLDGGSHHGDGVEVKITEEEEEEEVREHQGQVVVKCEPLSSPEPADDITIRGSDQLGPGRGRGGGGEEKVELSPQSSDRSLSSSDQQLLQPSSQLLLKGGLGSGIGGGFGNHLDGKSGFRISSFLGAKVFGSGGSGVDAGDDDLLNTTTGEAMAATHHFLLSPEHSGTNSSASMLRPGSANHLHLLGGDGLGGFSTDADSIFLRPLHDGLGNPRGGGGFPDPFSLDFQRSSLGLHSLAHASRGSSLGFPGYRRIAPKNDNVGGGGGETGVVHLQDALSSSSLVEGGPLLLNGSGGYESGPPTSSSSAPHPRPQLTRASADVLSKCKKALSEHNVLVVEGARKYACRICCKTFLTLTDCKKHIRVHTGEKPYACLKCGKRFSQSSHLYKHSKTTCLRWQNSNMADALM, encoded by the exons GTGGTGACAGCGGAGGCGTTTGCTGCCCTGGTGGACATGATGTACACCTCCACCCTGATGCTAGGAGAGAGCAACGTGATGGACGTGCTGCTAGCTGCCTCTCACCTCCACCTGAACGCCGTAGTCAAGGCCTGTAAGCACTACCTGACCACCCGCACCATGCCCATGTCCCCGCCGGCAGACCACCGGGCCACACAACACCGCCAACACACCCACGCAGAACAGCAGAGACTCAGGCAGCAGCAGGCAACCGCCGAGTTAGCCGCTAACGCTAACCTAGCCGCTAACGCTAACCAAGAGGCTAACGCTAACCTGGCGGCTAACGCTGCTACGTCCAGGCTCCAGCGGTCGTTCCTGCTGCAGCAGCTGGGTCTAAGCCTGGTGAGCTCTGCCCTGGgcggggtggaggaggatgggctAAGGGGTGGTAGCGATGGTGTTAGcattagtggtgtagtggagCACAAAGCTTCCTTCCCCGTTCGACGCTTCCACAAGAGAAAGCCCTCCCTGAGCTTTAGCCTATCTGAGGACAGGCCCAGGCAGAGGCCCCGCCCCTCCGGGACCCACGGGGATGAGGAAGTGGGACTACTCTCCCCCGACTCTCACAAGAcgggggaggaggacagactggacGCGGCGATCACCGGCCTAGTAGGGGGCGTGTCCCAGGACGAGTCCCAGATGCCCAGCCAATCGGACGGCGGACGCTGCGAAGGGGAGGAGCAAGGGATGGCGGAGGAGAGGGGTGTCGGGAAGGAGTCCCTGGATGGGGGGAGTCACCATGGTGATGGGGTGGAGGTGAAGATaacggaggaagaggaggaggaggaagtacgGGAGCATCAGGGACAG gtggTGGTCAAGTGTGAGCCTCTGAGCTCCCCAGAGCCAgctgatgacatcaccatccgGGGTAGCGACCAGCTGGGAcctggaagaggaagaggaggaggaggggaagagaaggtggAACTGAGCCCACAGAGCAGCGACcgtagtctctcctcctctgaccaACAGCTTCTCCAGCCCAGTTCCCAGCTCCTGCTCAAAGGAGGTCTTGGTAGTGGGATTGGCGGTGGTTTTGGTAACCATCTTGACGGGAAGTCTGGTTTTAGGATTTCTAGCTTCCTCGGCGCCAAGGTCTTCGGAAGCGGGGGGTCGGGGGTCGATGCCGGGGACGACGACCTCCTCAACACGACGACCGGCGAGGCGATGGCAGCGACACATCACTTCCTGCTGAGCCCGGAACACTCCGGAACCAATAGCTCCGCCTCGATGCTCCGTCCCGGGTCGGCCAACCACCTGCACCTGCTGGGTGGCGACGGTCTCGGGGGATTCTCTACAGACGCCGATTCGATCTTCCTGCGTCCCCTGCATGACGGACTGGGAAaccccagaggaggaggagggttccCAGATCCGTTTTCTCTGGACTTCCAGCGCTCCAGTCTGGGTCTGCACTCCCTGGCCCACGCCTCTCGGGGGAGCTCCCTGGGCTTCCCTGGATACCGACGCATCGCACCTAAAAACGACAACgtgggcggaggaggaggagaaacggGGGTCGTTCATCTCCAAGACGCCCTGTCTTCCTCCAGTCTGGTGGAAGGGGGACCCTTGCTTCTGAACGGTTCGGGAGGTTACGAGTCAGGCCCACCCACCTCGTCCTCGTCCGCCCCACACCCTCGCCCCCAGCTGACCCGTGCCTCTGCGGACGTCCTCTCCAAGTGTAAGAAGGCACTGTCCGAACACAACGTCCTGGTGGTGGAAGGAGCCAGGAAGTACGCCTGTCGCATCTGCTGTAAGACTTTCCTCACTCTGACCGACTGTAAGAAACACATCAGGGTCCACACCGGGGAGAAACCGTACGCCTGCCTCAAGTGCGGCAAACGCTTCAGCCAGTCGTCTCACCTGTACAAACACTCCAAGACCACGTGTCTGCGTTGGCAGAACAGCAACATGGCCGACGCACTGATGTAG